A single window of Zea mays cultivar B73 chromosome 10, Zm-B73-REFERENCE-NAM-5.0, whole genome shotgun sequence DNA harbors:
- the LOC100272633 gene encoding Flavonoid O-methyltransferase-like protein Os11g0303600-like yields MEASSRLELQQAHTELWNLTFSYLKSMALECVVQLNIPNVIHNFGGNATLPSILSAIQVPEHRKPYLPRLMRFLVVSGILSFDSPTLGEEGTYHLTPLSRLLVDDTHINGYGSLGPFVLSQTTKYHVSSATYLSEWFKGEDGAGPMAAEMPFKMAHGTGPWGALGHDQQFNRVFNAGLGSNSRLVLDFVVAEYGDVFDGVSSLLDVGGGDGSTARTIRKAFPHIKCSVLDLPNVIIDIQPGDGMVDYIAGDMFSSIPPTDAIMLKYVLHDWNDDDCVKILQQCKKAICSCKPAGGKVLIIDVVVGSPLKEMFEAQVTSDLLMMVIAGGKERDKKEWHKIFVESGFKDYKISPVLGYLSIIELYS; encoded by the exons ATGGAGGCCTCCTCAAGATTGGAGCTTCAACAAGCGCACACTGAGCTTTGGAACCTCACCTTTAGCTACCTTAAGTCCATGGCACTTGAGTGTGTTGTTCAACTAAACATACCCAATGTTATTCACAACTTTGGTGGCAATGCCACTCTACCCAGTATTCTCTCTGCCATCCAAGTTCCTGAACATAGGAAGCCCTACCTTCCACGCCTCATGAGGTTTCTTGTCGTATCAGGTATCCTTTCATTTGATTCTCCCACCTTAGGGGAGGAGGGTACTTACCACCTCACCCCATTATCACGCCTTCTTGTGGATGACACCCACATTAATGGCTATGGGAGCCTCGGTCCATTTGTGCTCTCCCAAACCACAAAGTACCATGTCTCATCGGCCACGTACTTGTCTGAGTGGTTCAAGGGTGAAGATGGTGCGGGGCCTATGGCTGCAGAGATGCCATTCAAGATGGCTCATGGCACAGGCCCATGGGGTGCCCTTGGGCATGATCAACAATTCAATAGGGTCTTTAATGCTGGGTTGGGATCTAATAGTCGACTTGTGCTAGACTTTGTTGTGGCCGAATATGGTGATGTGTTTGATGGCGTAAGCTCACTGCTTGATGTTGGAGGAGGGGATGGTAGCACAGCGAGGACAATTAGAAAAGCTTTCCCACATATCAAGTGCTCGGTGTTGGATCTCCCAAATGTTATCATTGACATACAACCAGGTGATGGCATGGTTGACTATATTGCGGGTGATATGTTTAGCTCAATCCCACCAACTGATGCTATTATGCTCAAG TATGTGCTGCATGACTGGAACGATGATGATTGTGTCAAGATCCTACAACAATGCAAAAAGGCTATATGTTCCTGCAAACCAGCCGGAGGAAAAGTTTTAATCATAGATGTAGTCGTTGGATCTCCATTGAAAGAGATGTTCGAAGCGCAAGTCACATCTGATTTGTTGATGATGGTGATAGCTGGGGGTAAGGAGCGTGATAAGAAAGAGTGGCACAAGATATTCGTGGAGTCCGGATTCAAGGACTACAAGATAAGTCCAGTTCTGGGGTACCTCTCAATCATCGAGCTCTACTCGTAG